From the genome of Mugil cephalus isolate CIBA_MC_2020 chromosome 2, CIBA_Mcephalus_1.1, whole genome shotgun sequence, one region includes:
- the tlr3 gene encoding toll-like receptor 3: MRAHLPCPLTWVLVVCFLMGGLGFCTATHRNTSCYVHKRRADCSHLSLEAVPPDLPGNILSLDMSHNRLKGIPPAMLKPYPDLLNLDVSYNSITRLDGGLCQTLPQLQTLHLQHNEVHLLTKADLSHCSSLTQLNMASNRLKLEGEPFSALQTLKFLDVSLNKLQSPKLGSQPQLPSLVELRLAFNNFNALRSDDFSFLNESSFLRVLNLSSLSLKTIETGCFKPISGLRTLILDGSNMDPLAIYTLCSVLSGTNIDSLSLRKMKLVTLTNTTFKGLQETSLTFLDLSENGMIKIADGSFQWVPRLETLILSDNKIKRLTKGTFQGLKSLKMLQLSKALVKSDKSATPIIDDFSFQPLKALETLILRGNAVRGLTEHTFTGLTSLTVLDISRCTCESLRNIGNKTFVSLADSPLRSLNLTYTAIKELHPGSFSVFRNLTTLMLDFNFITTNLTGKEFEGLDQIQEIHMTNNYQSLNLNSESFSYVTGLRVLTLGKSLKPLALNMEPSPFRPLSNLTYLDLSNNNIANIRESLLEGLGNLKVLKLQHNNLARVWKSANPGGPLLFLKDTKNLIILHMDYNGLDEIPEDALRGLSNLRELSLTCNLLNNLKDSVFDDLTSLQVLYLEKNLITTVRPEVYKTPMSNLSRLSMGKNPFDCTCESILWFVTWLNNTNTTYVPGLRDEYMCNTPLTYFNRTILDFDPESCKDMTPFQALYILSSTAVITLIVTALLVRFQGWRIQFYWNVLINRTLGFSDATAGEGREYEYDAYVIHAEKDASWVERRMVPLENERCRFYLENRDAVLGMPQLESIVDNMRKSRKILFVVTESLLKDPWCRRFKVHHALHQVIEASRDSVVLVFLQDVHDYKLSRALFLRRGMLRSRCVLDWPVHKERVTAFHQKLLIALGMTNRLKD, encoded by the exons ATGCGTGCCCATCTTCCCTGTCCCCTTACATGGGTCCTCGTCGTATGTTTTCTCATGGGAGGACTGGGCTTTTGCACGGCCACCCACAGGAATACTTCCTGCTACGTGCACAAACGTCGAGCTGACTGCAGCCACCTCAGTCTGGAGGCAGTCCCTCCAGACCTTCCTGGGAACATCCTCAGCTTGGACATGTCTCACAACAGACTGAAGGGGATTCCCCCTGCGATGCTGAAGCCGTACCCTGACCTCCTAAACCTTGACGTCAGTTACAACAGCATCACCAGGCTGGATGGGGGGCTATGTCAGACACTGCCTCAGCTGCAGACCCTGCACCTGCAGCATAATGAAGTGCACTTACTGACGAAAGCGGATCTGAGCCACTGCTCCAGCCTGACACAGTTGAATATGGCCAGCAACAGGCTGAAGTTAGAAGGAGAGCCCTTCTCTGCACTACAG ACCCTGAAGTTCCTTGATGTTTCCTTAAACAAACTGCAGTCGCCCAAGCTCGGCTCTCAGCCCCAGCTGCCCAGCCTGGTGGAGCTCAGGTTGGCATTTAATAACTTCAACGCTCTGAGGAGTGACGACTTTTCCTTCCTTAACGAGTCGTCCTTTCTACGCGTCCTCAACCTGTCATCTCTATCGCTAAAGACG atTGAAACTGGTTGCTTCAAGCCAATTTCGGGCCTACGCACTTTAATCCTAGACGGGAGCAATATGGACCCTCTGGCCATTTACACactctgctctgtgctgtcaggGACAAACATCGATTCCCTGTCTCTGCGGAAGATGAAACTGgtcacactgacaaacacaacatttaaaggTCTGCAGGAAACCAGTCTAACCTTTCTGGATCTTTCCGAGAATGGCATGATTAAAATCGCGGACGGTTCATTTCAGTGGGTGCCCAGACTTGAGACCCTAATTTTGTCAGACAACAAAATCAAACGCCTAACCAAGGGCACttttcaggggctcaaaagtTTGAAAATGCTCCAATTGAGTAAAGCTCTTGTAAAAAGTGACAAGTCCGCAACCCCAATTATTGACGATTTCTCTTTTCAGCCATTAAAAGCCCTGGAGACTTTGATATTACGCGGAAATGCAGTCCGGGGTCTCACAGAGCACACTTTCACAGGTTTGACAAGTCTTACAGTGCTTGATATAAGCCGGTGCACTTGTGAATCACTCAGAAACATCGGCAACAAGACCTTCGTCTCACTGGCAGACTCCCCACTCAGATCTCTAAATTTGACTTACACCGCCATAAAAGAGCTTCATCCTGGAAGCTTCTCTGTTTTCAGAAACCTCACCACTCTTATGTTAGATTTCAACTTTATCACAACAAATCTGACTGGCAAAGAATTTGAAGGCCTGGATCAGATCCAAGAGATTCACATGACAAACAACTATCAGTCACTTAACCTGAACTCTGAGTCGTTTTCTTACGTTACTGGTCTTAGAGTTCTGACTTTGGGCAAAAGTCTTAAACCCTTAGCCTTGAACATGGAGCCTTCTCCTTTTAGACCCCTGTCCAATCTCACCTACTTGGACcttagcaacaacaacatcgCTAACATCAGAGAGAGTTTGCTGGAGGGGCTTGGAAACCTCAAAGTATTGAAACTCCAACACAACAATTTAGCCAGAGTGTGGAAGAGTGCCAACCCCGGTGGGCCACTGCTGTTtctcaaagacacaaagaacTTGATAATCTTACATATGGATTATAATGGACTGGATGAGATCCCGGAGGATGCTTTGAGAGGTCTGAGTAACCTCAGGGAGCTTAGCCTCACATGCAATCTCCTGAACAACCTGAAGGACTCGGTTTTTGATGATCTGACCTCACTGCAGGTTTTATACTTAGAGAAGAACCTGATCACAACTGTGAGGCCTGAAGTGTACAAAACTCCTATGAGCAACCTCAGCCGGCTGAGCATGGGCAAAAATCCATTTGACTGTACGTGCGAGAGCATCCTGTGGTTCGTGACGTGGTTGAATAACACAAATACGACCTACGTGCCAGGTCTCAGGGACGAGTACATGTGCAACACTCCGCTGACTTACTTTAACCGCACCATCCTGGATTTCGACCCCGAGTCTTGCAAAGATATGACACCCTTTCAGGCTCTTTATATACTGAGCAGCACAGCTGTCATCACGCTGATCGTGACTGCCCTTCTAGTGCGTTTCCAGGGATGGAGGATTCAGTTTTATTGGAACGTACTGATCAACCGCACGTTGGGGTTCAGTGACGCCACGGCGGGAGAGGGACGAGAATACGAGTACGACGCGTACGTCATTCATGCGGAGAAAGACGCCAGCTGGGTGGAGAGAAGGATGGTCCCTCTTGAGAATGAAAGGTGCCGGTTTTACTTGGAGAATCGAGATGCAGTCCTCGGCATGCCACAGCTCGAATCCATTGTGGACAACATGAGAAAGTCCAGGAAGATATTGTTTGTCGTCACCGAAAGTCTTCTCAAGGATCCCTGGTGTAGGCG GTTCAAAGTCCATCATGCTCTTCACCAGGTCATCGAAGCCAGCAGGGATTCGGTGGTTCTGGTCTTTCTGCAGGATGTGCATGACTATAAGTTGTCTCGCGCGCTCTTCCTCCGCAGGGGCATGTTGCGTTCACGCTGCGTCCTGGACTGGCCTGTCCACAAGGAGAGGGTGACGGCGTTTCAccagaagctcctcattgcgcTCGGCATGACTAATCGATTGAAGGACTGA